ACCAAAACAGCCGCCTACTTTTATGTGATGCGTTTTTTGCTGGGCGCTTTTGAGGCAGGTTTCCAGCCCGGCGTATTGCTGTTCCTGACCTTCTGGTTCCCAGCCCATCGTCGCGCCAAAGCTTTTGCGGTGTTTATTTCCGCCTCGGCGGTGGCCTCGGTTGTGGGCGCACCGCTGGCCGGTTTCATCATGACGCGTCTGGATGGCGTCAATGACTGGTCCGGTTGGCAATGGCTATTCTTGCTGGAAGGCCTGCCGACAATTTTCGCAGGCATTCTGGCGGTAATGTTCATTGTGGACAGCCCGGAAAAAGCCAGCTGGTTAAGCCAGCGTGAGAAGGACCTGATCAAACAGGAGCTGGTGCTGGACGCCAAGGCCGCAGGCCCGCGCGAGCACAGCTTCAAGAAAGCCTTGGGCAATGCCGATCTGTGGACCCTGACCCTGATGTTCTTTGGCATCGTGGCCGCGAACTCCACACTGGCCTTTTTTGCGCCCACCCTGGTGCGCTCGCTGGGCCCGACCGATCCGCTACAGGTGGGCTTGCTGGTTGGTCTGGTCTATGTATTTGGGGCCATCTTCCAGCTGGCACTGGGCTTTAGTGCCGACCGTCGCCGCGAAGCCCGTCTGCACACAGGTATTCCCGTCATCATCGGCGCGATCGGTCTGGCTGGTGTGGGGCTGCTCCTGGGCAACAATACGACCCTGGCTTTTATCAGCCTGATTGTGGCCGTGTCCGGCACCATGGGTTGCATTCCGGTGTACTGGCAGTTACCTAATGCCGTACTGGCGGGCTCGGCAGCCGCTATTGGCGTGGCCTTCATCAACTCCGTCGCTAATCTGGCCGGCTTCGGCGCTCCCTTCATGTTGGGCGCTCTGAAAGACGCCAGCGGCAATTTCCAAAGCGGTTTATGGATTATTGCGGCGCTGGAACTGGCCGTTGGTATCTGGATTCTGTCTTTCCGCAAGCGCAGGCAAGCCACCTGAACGCCTTGCCAATCATGGACCAGGGCCCCGAAAAAGCCGGCAAACTGGCCGTTTTCGGGGCCTGCCTACCCGCCAGCGAACCAGATCCTGTTGCACTTGTGCCGCGCTCGTACGGAGTTTTCTTTGAAAAGCGGCGGCTCGATGCTAAAATTTCAGGCTTCATCGGATACGTGGCAAAAAGTCTTTAGGCATTATTCAATCGGGCGGGATTAAAAAAATCCAAACCCGGTTAAAAAAACAGCCCTCTAGCTTTTTAGTGCCGGTACTTACAAGACTGAAAATCTGCCCTGTGCAGCTTTATTTTTGTAAATACGTGCCTTGCTGGCGGTCCTTATTTGTCAAAACAGGAATCATCATGAAAGAAGGCATTCACCCAGAATACCGTGACGTGGTGTTTCTGGACCTGCAAACGGGCAACTCCTTTATCACCCGTTCCACTGTCCAGACTCGCGAAACCACCGAAAAAGACGGTAAGACTTACCCGCTGTTCAAGTGTGACGTGACGTCCGAGTCGCACCCCTTCTACACGGGCGCTCAAACCCGTATCGTGGAAACTGGCCGCGTTGAAAAATTCCGCGCCCGTTTTGCCCGTACGGCTGGTACCGTCAAGAAAGGCGAATAAGCTCTCTTTCGCGACATACCGCGTTCAGCGCAAAAAAGGCAGCTTCGGCTGCCTTTTTTTTACCGTACATTTCCCGGCCAAGGCGCCCCCTTTGCATTAAGATAGGGCGAATCAACAGACTGTTTTACCCTAGACGTGTCATCCAGCCTCATACCCACCTCCACCCCTGCCCGCCTGACTGCTACCGCTGCCGTCAAACTTCCCCGACTGGTCCTGCTTGTTGTGGGGACAATTTACATTCTTGCGGGTCTGTTTTTCCGTGATCCCTGGAAGGCAGACGATGTCATCGGGCTTGCGACCATGCTTACCGCTTTGTCTGATCCCAGCGGTCAGGCCTTGCTGTTGCCGCAGGTAGGCGACCTGGCGCACGCCCAGGATGGGCCGCTGACGACCTGGCTGGGTGCGCTGTTCATTACGCTGTTTGCGCCGCTGCTCAAGCTGTTCACCTCCGAACTGAACGCCAATATTGTGGCGTCCCGCCTGCCCAATTTACTGTGGTTCGGCATGCTGGCGGCCTCAGTCTGGCACAGTGCCTACTGGCTGGCCCGTCGTCCTGAAGCCCAGCCGCTACGCCTGCCCTTTGGGGGCGAGCCCTCTCCCACCGCCTATGGACGCATGATTGCCGATGCCACCTTGCTGCTGACAGTAGCCACGGTTGGCATCATCTGGCGCATGCATGAAACCTCGGAAGTGCCGGCCATCATCGCTTTTCAGGCGCTGGCCTTGTACAGTCTGGTGCGCATGTTCGACCGCCCTGCCTCGGGCGCGATCATGCTGGGCCTGTCTTTGGGTGCCTGCTTTCTGACCCGCGGCTGGCTGGGTGCGGGCCCCATCATGCTGGCCACCACGCTGTGTTTCATTCCGCGCGGCCCCTTGCGCCAGCACAGCCAATGGCTGGCCCTGAGCGCTGTGCTGACCCTGGCCATCATCATGGCCTGGTGGATTCCGGCCAAGCGTGTCAGCGTGTACTGGACCGAACAATGGCGTCTGTGGCATCTGGCTGCCTGGGGCTGGGCTGGTTTCAAGGAACAACTGAATAATCTGCGTGACCTGCTGTGGTTCCTCTGGCCCATCTGGCCCTTGGCACTGCTGGCCCTGTGGCAATGGCGCAGCTGGTTCAAGGCGCCACATATTTATGTGCCCGCCATCAGTTTTCTGGTGCCACTGTTCAGCCTGCTGTTCATGCGCGATGCCTTCGAGCCCGAATACGCCTTGCTGGTCGTGCCTTGCGCCATCCTGGCTGCTTTCTCGCTGCCCACCCTGCGCCGTGGCGTCATCAATACGCTGGACTGGTTTGCCATCATGTGTTTCTCGCTGACGGCGGCAACCGTCTGGCTGGGCTGGTTTGCTC
This genomic window from Alcaligenes faecalis contains:
- a CDS encoding ArnT family glycosyltransferase, which gives rise to MSSSLIPTSTPARLTATAAVKLPRLVLLVVGTIYILAGLFFRDPWKADDVIGLATMLTALSDPSGQALLLPQVGDLAHAQDGPLTTWLGALFITLFAPLLKLFTSELNANIVASRLPNLLWFGMLAASVWHSAYWLARRPEAQPLRLPFGGEPSPTAYGRMIADATLLLTVATVGIIWRMHETSEVPAIIAFQALALYSLVRMFDRPASGAIMLGLSLGACFLTRGWLGAGPIMLATTLCFIPRGPLRQHSQWLALSAVLTLAIIMAWWIPAKRVSVYWTEQWRLWHLAAWGWAGFKEQLNNLRDLLWFLWPIWPLALLALWQWRSWFKAPHIYVPAISFLVPLFSLLFMRDAFEPEYALLVVPCAILAAFSLPTLRRGVINTLDWFAIMCFSLTAATVWLGWFAQQTGWPRQISHNIARQTQGYDTFISWPVMIIAVLGTVAWIALVRWRLSTNPPGLLRGTVLSAGGLITTWLLLVTLWMPSLDYVRSYRDVSGELSAALRVHKQPGECLRSWGLGSGQRASFLVFNNININFDNRCSLVLEQFSLRDLQDGKAPIPDNAVQLWQGKRGPDRHEAFRLLRVQAQ
- a CDS encoding type B 50S ribosomal protein L31, which gives rise to MKEGIHPEYRDVVFLDLQTGNSFITRSTVQTRETTEKDGKTYPLFKCDVTSESHPFYTGAQTRIVETGRVEKFRARFARTAGTVKKGE
- a CDS encoding MFS transporter, which translates into the protein MTSSTLGDGAQAPSASKQELDQIYKKVMWRILPFIFLLWMLAWIDRLNIGFAKLQMQPELGFSETVYGIGAGIFFLGYFFFEVPSNWLLLRIGARKTLARIAFGWGLICVLMMFTKTAAYFYVMRFLLGAFEAGFQPGVLLFLTFWFPAHRRAKAFAVFISASAVASVVGAPLAGFIMTRLDGVNDWSGWQWLFLLEGLPTIFAGILAVMFIVDSPEKASWLSQREKDLIKQELVLDAKAAGPREHSFKKALGNADLWTLTLMFFGIVAANSTLAFFAPTLVRSLGPTDPLQVGLLVGLVYVFGAIFQLALGFSADRRREARLHTGIPVIIGAIGLAGVGLLLGNNTTLAFISLIVAVSGTMGCIPVYWQLPNAVLAGSAAAIGVAFINSVANLAGFGAPFMLGALKDASGNFQSGLWIIAALELAVGIWILSFRKRRQAT